Proteins encoded together in one Polypterus senegalus isolate Bchr_013 chromosome 16, ASM1683550v1, whole genome shotgun sequence window:
- the sod2 gene encoding superoxide dismutase [Mn], mitochondrial: protein MLGRVSFLRRHAQISRLSLNYASCKLKHTLPDLPYDYGALEPHISAEIMQLHHSKHHATYVNNLNVAEEKYKEAQAKGDMATQISLQPAVRFNGGGHINHTIFWTNLSPNGGGEPQGELMEAIKRDFGSFEKMKEKLAAVSVGVQGSGWGWLGYNKENGRLQAVACPNQDPLQGTTGLIPLLGIDVWEHAYYLQYKNVRPDYVKAIWNVVNWDNIAERFKSAKK, encoded by the exons ATGTTGGGCAGAGTGTCCTTTTTGCGCAG GCATGCACAGATTAGTAGGCTATCTCTAAACTATGCATCGTGCAAGCTGAAGCACACCCTTCCAGACTTGCCTTATGATTATGGAGCTTTGGAACCCCACATTAGTGCTGAAATAATGCAGCTGCATCACAGCAAGCATCATGCAACATACGTGAACAATCTGAATGTTGCAGAAGAGAAGTACAAGGAGGCACAGGCCAAGG GTGACATGGCGACACAGATTTCTCTTCAGCCTGCTGTTCGATTTAATGGTGGTGGCCACATCAATCACACGATTTTTTGGACAAACCTTTCTCCTAATGGTGGTGGAGAACCACAAG GAGAGCTTATGGAGGCAATTAAGCGAGATTTTGGATCTTTtgagaaaatgaaagagaaactgGCGGCGGTGTCAGTTGGAGTTCAGGGATCAGGATGGGGCTGGCTGGgttataacaaagagaatggtcGGTTACAGGCTGTCGCCTGCCCTAATCAGGATCCTCTACAAGGAACAACAG GCCTCATCCCTCTTCTTGGAATTGATGTTTGGGAACATGCCTATTATCTGCAGTATAAAAATGTCAGGCCTGATTATGTAAAGGCAATCTGGAATGTAGTAAACTGGGATAATATAGCAGAGAGGTTTAAATCTGCCAAAAAGTAA